Part of the Periplaneta americana isolate PAMFEO1 chromosome 4, P.americana_PAMFEO1_priV1, whole genome shotgun sequence genome is shown below.
aagttcaagttttcgattattctcggatatgcagtcgaaagacaacgagggaaacatcatggaggctggaaatccaatactgtcgcagaaggttatgttctgttactataataatgagcattaattgtaaataatattcaaataaatgcaatttgtcatctcgtttttcaattctaaatcaatttccaggttatatcaaaattagttcatgttattctctaaattatatcaaggtcaatgacattattgttcctcggaaaaaatcaatactttcgcgtctgcgcacatctcacaacttacgagctatgcacaaggtcacttccgatcttcagtcagatgcgaataaaatgaatacttctgaataatttcaaattagaaatatggtcgagcataaaaagtcgtatgaaacttgcctataatggtaattaagacgctcgtatgaaaattatgaaactcgcttgcgctcgtttcataaacaaacatactcgcgtcttatttactatcattataggctcgttgcataatgtactattttgtaaCATCAGAAGACCTTTTCTAAAGATAAAAAATTACTTACCAACGCAAGGAGACAATGACTGTGAAGGCAAGTTGCCCAAAAACCAAGAACACCAGTTGCACAAATCAACAATCCTGTACCCATGAGCCCCAGAGCTATGTAGTAGAAAAGAGGATGTGAGAGCAAATGAGTAGAGCCCAAAAGTCGAGACAAAAGAACACGATGTACATCTGTGAGTAAGAGTGCTCCAAGTACTACCAGAGCCAGGCCTGACAGCTGCAACAATGTgaacaaaattaatgaaattgctTACGGTTCATCCTATACATTTTAACGGTAGTTCAAATAACTGAAAAGAGTCTCAGTGGCGCAAGAACGTAATTTGTTTGGAGGGGGGAGGAGGTAAGAATTTTATTGTATGCAATTTTCATGACAAGTCCTACCACAATATTATGCTGGGGATTAACTATGCTATACTATCAACTAGCTTAAAACTATTTTCATTCTGCACAATAACAAATGGTCCAAAAGTGAGTACACTATCACAACAAAACCTTGAACAAAGGCCGATCATTAatgcaaattttaattaaaaaagggTTAATTACATaatgtgaagttgatttgaaatacatatttcttgaaacaattgtaataaatgttaatttttataaaactgattgtaaacaataaaaatggaaaaaaaaaaacaatatttgaagTATTATGTATATTGTCTTAAATCTTCTATTTTTGCCCTTTCCACATTTGTGATaatcaggggcggatgcaaggagggggattaaggggatatatcccctcccgaaattttgagaaaaatacgaaacaagaaacaaaaattatattaattttaatttgtgaatgtacgtaggaattagagagttttccacgtaaattctctttgctaaaatgttaaattccgagaactgcaggaagacaaaaacagagttcttacttcaagacagagagtcatgaagagtattttaggcttgtaattttccttctcttcttagactatttcattagtcagctcaaggacaggtttttaaatcataagggaatcctaaagtccatacaaacttttctgcctaaaacatagtgcgagcatcagatgaagatttagaaactgcttttCAGGCtttagtaaatcagtggcccaatgatgttgatgcatcaccagagtctttcttcaatgaattgaagatgtggagaagaaatttccttgatcagaaaaatcttcacctaatacctactgtttttatatcatctttgaacaggtgcaatgaaattatttttccctgcactcgcaaggcgctgaaacttttctgcacgttgtctgtaactacagcaacaccagaacggtcgttctcaacattgcggtatttgaagacttacttgaggagtggcggccgggtagctcagttggtagagcagctggctatggactggaaggtccagggttcgatcccaagtggtaacaggattttttctcgtcgccaaactttcagaatggccccgaggttcactcagcctcctataaaattgagtaccgggtctttcccgggggtaaaaaggaggtcagagcgtggtgccgaccacaccacgtcattctagtgccgaggtcatggaaagcatcagtttctacctccatgccccgagtgccttcatggcatgttacggggatacctttacctttacttgaGGAGTACGATGGGAGCAGActgattaaatggactggccttgatgtatatacataaaaatgtagaagtagaagctcatgaagtactggaggaaatgtctaagaagcctcgtagccttcttctgtaaatgtcattgtcactgtttttgtattgcagtcattgtaaatgttaaaatttaaaaaattatggtttatttaacaattgccgagattatatcagcgtcaccggtgtgacggaattttttccctcgggacttcttttacatgccagtaaatcgactgatatgaggcctgtcgcatttaaacacacttaaatgccatcgagctgggttggggtagaacccgcaacttcgagcacagaaggctataccgactatgctactcaGGCCAATTTGTAAttaatgtttgtgactcggaaacaaattgtgggtatataaacttatttctcattactccatttttactatctcctcaaatccctccccgaaaaaaaatcctgtgtcCGCCCCTGGTGACAATAGTTACTGCAATAAATTTGTGTAATCGGTAATCGATTATAAAATGTCCAGCTCTaataagaaagaagtaaagaatattattttatattcttaccGTTGTCTTCCATTCGTCCTTTTCTTTCGAACAAATTTGTGATCTTGGAATTAATGACAGACTTCTTCATAACAATAGcaaatagtttaatattattaatacttcgataaaaaaacaaaaccttgcattattaaacgaattaattaaatgaacaataagGTACTAAATAAATTAACTGAATACATAAAACGCGAAACAGTACGTTGAGCGCCCAACTTCAACAATATTGAAACTGtttctgaatttattattgtgGTGTTTCGAACTACAGACAAAACGAGCATTCGTTTCCTTTGACTGTCGCAATGCTTTgaattctgttatttttattattatagtaaagtaaCTTTGAAGAAATTATAAATACATCTCGATTATAATACACAACTTTAAGATGACCGAAAATacgtcgaaacatgttaacaaggtacgttaagatggccgaaaataggtcgaaacatgttaacaagatacgttaaaatttaacacaagaaagttatcatacatattccgaaatcataaattattataaacttgaaatgttgactaTAAAGAAGGGTAAAATCtatagttaggcctatataccCATAGAAGGATAAAAACTATACTATTTACCGCTATGAATTTTTAGGGGATAAATCTTTTCCCCTAACCCTCCCGCAGTTGAGACTACTCACAAAAAGACGAGGTTACAATATACAAGAAGGTAAAAACTGTACTATTTACCCCTCTGATTTTTTGGGGGCGTAAATCTTACCCCTTATCCCTCCCGCTTTTGCGACACTGAGCATACTCACCAAAAAGACGAGGTTGCAGATACAAGATGGTAAAAACTATACTATTTACCCCTTTGAATTTTAGGGGGTAAATACCCTCTAACACTTCCGTTTTTGTACCACTGATAGTACTCACCAAAAAGACGAGATTACAGCAAACAAGAACAGCTTTTCCTATATTTAATTCTGTGGACTTCTTCATGATTCATCATTCCTTTCTTTTATCACTGtgctacacaaacacacactgGCTGGTATTTTGTCACTAATGACCTCAGGCGTATTGGGGAAATGCCTGCTCGGAGGCAGGGTGATGGTCAAGCCAGGATGAGGAAGGAGAAGTAGAGAGGGGGATATGGACAGGAAGGAAATTCCTATGTAGTGGGATGGAATTAGATCAAAAGCAGGAGGATACACGGATCAGTGCACAGGTAGGCTGGCTTCCTACTACACATCACAATTATTGTGACACACCCAGTGACTGCAGATGCGACCTGGTACAGTTACTTATTTCTACCGACGAACATACAAAGGGCATTATGTTGTCACAAATCAATTACACTGTCGTAGAAAGTCATCTGCAGTCTTGTGTCACATTAGAAAGTACAAGTGTTAATTCAATGTCGCAGAATAAGTCGACATCAAGAATGAACACAAGTCTGATTTTTATTTAAAGTTAGAAGCTTTGCCTTGTTGCCAAAATAGTCGAACCGATACAGCAATTTTCTGAGGGCTAGGGAAAATGCATCGTTAAATCAAGGTTATTGTTGTATTGAGGGGTTATAAaatttctcttcaaaatatggaactggttctcagtcaataaattggtattaaactgtaacaaaactaacataattcaatttaaatcctgtccaaaacCCCAGAAACccccagaatttgaacccggcccgcttgtttcacggccagacgtgctaaccatttctccacagcagtggactttcAAGTCTTAAAAGGTTAcatttatttttggtttacaaaaTCAATATTTGTATTGCATATGTATAACTTTACGATAATCTAACTGCGTGGTCTGATCAATGTGTCAGAATAACTTAGAAGCATTATGAATCAGTGTAAATATATCACTAAATAAGTTGCTATGTTATGGAGTTAGTGTATGGTAATGTAGGTACGGATGTATTTTGATTACAAATTACTTATATTGTAGAAGAATTTACTAGCTCTTATTCTCATTCTTCAATCTTCTGCGTCACAActgaaatatcatcatcatcatcatcatcatcatcatcatcatcatcatcatcatcatcatcatcatcatcatcaatggcacgacagcccttcatgggctctggccttcttcagaagttttcgccattcctccctatccaatgccgaacttctccaatttctaacatccaaagtcttgatgtcatccatcacacagtcttcccatctcaatctcggtctcccaaccttccttctttccatcggaataaatttaaaaactctcttCGCAACCCTATCATCTTGCATTCTCACAACATGCCCGGCCCAATCCAATCTTCTTATTACAACTGAAATATGCATGTTAATATCTATGCAATATATACCTCAGATGTTtatcaaaattgtaattttgtctCCATTATAATTATTAGCCTacgttattatttcatataccttTTAAATCAATATAGTAACACAGAATTAGCTCTTCCTAGCTCTGACAtctgaggaagaaaggtctcactgtacatgatgaagtccatggcatctctcaagagggatcctgtcagcgaattgacatgcttgccattccaccaggctctaaatccgcctacattatcgacctgactatcaggttcgaggcacaggaacaacagcccgctgaagtccacgcagaaaaatgcaggatttatgagcccacagttccattctatttggagaaatatcacctcacctccattgaagtagttgggctaatggttggcgctaggggcacaatacctcgcctcttcgtcactttctgcaagaagttccagctgaacaacgacttcattcgtgatgtttcccttactgctatcagaggatcactttctattttaaaataccacctgtactttgtttcctaaagaaGAAgtacttttgtttgaacgtctaatccgtttgtttattatgtttaggcctgttttATGTATGCTCTTAtccttcctgtacttaatttccctttcttgttcgttccccacatttatattttgtgatctgttatgctttgtccaatgaggcagtcccattattgggaaagctgaaagagtttctttcttcttctgttctGAAAAAAAGATTTTAAGAAAAGCACATCCAATCTTTTTCAgtattagaaaataaaatgataGTGAAATCGTTAAATATTTAGTAACAATAAAACAATGACAAAGAATTTATATCGACCATACCAAGAAAATGAATACAGTAACTGAGGGAGCAGAAAGCATATATGAAATGCTACTGTAATAAATGATAATGTTGCATGTCACGTTATTGTAGTctgactaaaaaaaaaacaaaggaacgtAGTTATATAAACACATTCTGGTACTAAGAGAACTAAAATCAATAACAAAAGTGACACATTTGTGTGTATTCCTCTTTAATATGTGGTTACAATTCCTTAATGTTTCAATCGTACCGTGTCTTTGCGTCAGAAAAGTTCACGGatattttatgttgtataaaGGCAAGAGCAAAACAAGCAACGAAATTAAAGTGAACAGTGATTAACTGATTAGTATGTTTTTGTTCGTTATTTAGTTAATGACATAAGTCATCCGTAAATAAGTTCAACTATTTAAGAATCAACTAACATGGGAAAGATAAAAATCAGTGGAAGAAATGCAAACACGTCTTTCCTGCCTGTTTATTACCTCTGCTGGATTTTGGGCACGATGCCACTAACAAGGCATAAAGGTACCAACATTTACCAACCATCACGCTGGGCCTTTGCTTACATCTGCGTCTGGATTGTTCTAAGCATTGCTTCATGCTATGAAGTAGTTGATTTCTTTAATGATAATCTGATGATTCTCAACACAACCCATCACGTCCCTCCCTACTTGGAACCAGTTTCAACATGCATAATTAGATCTGTCATCAATGGTAACATTCTACTAAAAGCAGCACAACTTGCGAATTTTTTCAAAGAACTCTGCGATTTCGACAAATCTGCCATCTCAGTGCCAGTCCAGATTCATTACAAAAGTTTTCATGTTAATTTGCTTATATCAATCGCATATCCATTACTGTACATTGTAATCAGACTAATTCGAGATTTTCATCAAGAAACTAATCAGAAGAACACACTGACTttcttatttgttgatttatcaCACTTGTCAACGATTTCTTTAGAAGCACAGTTTATCAGTCTGTGCTATTATTTAAAACAGCGGTACCatctaataaatataaagttacAGCATATGCGTTTTGCAGGTAAGATGTCCTAGTGATTAATCTAATTTCAaaagctttataataatatttaaagtaacatACTATATTTTCCTAAATGTCTGAATATTGCTTGCGTACAAATACTGCTACTCAACTCTTAACATTTCTAGATCTTGCAGTGAAATTACAGAGCACTCAGGGCAAACAATTTATAACTCTACTTCAATTTGGTATGtttacagggtgcgaattaacggggaggGGGGATGGGGGAGATTCTCCCTCCCCTCTtggaaagttgttgttgttttctaatgccaggcgtttgacaataaagtcatttgacctcttgcactccaatatttttcaaagatattatcatggtcagccactgaagcacagattttgaggtgttccgaatccatttcttggtttgagttgcacaatgggcagttaggggactgatatattccaattctatgcaggtgtttggccaaacaatcatggcctgttgccaatctaaatgcagctacagactattttcgtggtaaatcgggaattaactgtggattatgatgcagagagttccatttttttcccttgagattgtgttatcaaattttgtttcttgaagtctaagtatgtagatttaatacatcttttcacagagtaatatgtagatttagtaacaggtctgtaagtagcagtgctgcccttctttgctaatgcatccacattctcgttttccaggattccacaatgggatggtatccactggaatacaattcttttattgagtgatactgagagagcattttagttatttctgctgtttgagatgaaggtgtgtgtttagagactattgatagaatagctgctttagagtctgacaatataactgcattcttaaattgattgatgtggcatagaagactcctgagactttcacttattgcaatgatttctccatcaaaacttgttccatatccaagaggtCTATAAAGTGAGACCCTCTTGGAAACTTATCCCCCTCttataaattcatattagcatctctggcagggataacttctatccccctcacaaaatataattattgttttaatacgagtatattgtactttataaagtataaagtaagcaaagaaaataatattgatgtattattatcaccggcaagctgacaacaatcaataacttaggaattacacatcttatcttaatttacaattcatttttgataaCCAGATAAGCCGATCTTATTGTTACATGTATCGATATATTAATGCTTTTATTTtcaatctttatggcttaacacattaaaatgtaaatgtatatttacatttgtacgaacgttttcaccctccaaaggggcatcatcaggtaaaacaatattaaaatatcatgtatctaaaatcaaatataaaattttaataaattctagTCAGTATTTCTCAAGGGTTCGATTCCCAGGCTCTGctcttgaagaagaaaagttcCCCGGGTGTCTATAgtatggaaatttgtatgaatgcgagtgtgattgtgagtgtgccgggttattaATTAATCAGCATGTGTCCAGGTTCAAACCTATGTTGGGAAAAGTTGCCTGATTAGATTTTTCATGGGATTTTTCCTCAGCCAATTCGagaaaatgctgggcaactttcggcattggatcctaagacttatttcgccatcattaatttcaactttatttATCGTCATTAATGATCCACCTGTTATCTTTTTTAAAGTATCTATGTTACACAGCTCATCAAACGAATTAATTTCGTCTATTTGTAACCACTTAATTTCTTGCTGCTCAAATCTCTGAATGTACTTCTGCCTCCTATTAGCAGGGTCCATTCTTATTGAAGAATAAGATTATCTAATCATTCCTGTAAACCTGGAAATATCCTTGTTTTAAGAGACATCTATTTCGGGGCTATTCTTGcacatttccttctctgtctctaAAAACATGTACTAGATACAAATCCTTTACTtaacacacaactgaatgctttgttggcgtgaagacatttcgtggtatacgagtagcttctagccacataacatccttttcagttggaaatttgagaactgtagcaTAACACACTCACTTAAAGCACTCTGGTAATTGTTGGTACACACAGGAACACAACATTTAGGAGTCATCTGCAAATCAAAGtctaaacttctttatttcagtcccctgaatttatttttcttagggGTTATACCTACATTAGAAATAGCCGTTACTACatgcttcatcttttgattccttttcagattttacttttatgattcacttattgttaatagttttgtgacgtacatgttgtcatgctactgtccatccaagtggttatgtcacacggtcgtcaaaacaggggaaatcacatgacagttacttacttaacggggtcctattctttaaattattttaaacagttgtatctacaccccaactctggctactagcaacaggcatctataatgaacattgatcaaaatacccctcatttctcgtgaaaagcaacaactgaatagactacagtggactttatgtcagcaaacagctggatacattaagaagattgatcgtCATTCTGAGGAATTCGCAGAACTCTCAGTGAGATAGAAGGTCATTAAACCGTGTTAAACACGGACTTCGTCGAACTGAGTGTTGCGTAGACTGAACTGATAGATGGCACCAAATACAGGAATACAGTCTTATGGTCTTCAACAATCATCCCTATGGTAAGAGTTGTAAACACAATAAtgaataagcctcaggctgcaatgtAAGCTTTCAGGGCTCCTGtgcgcatgtgtgtgtgtgtgtagggaGGGAGAAATAGATAAGTGAAAATAAGTACGAACTCTTTTGGTGAAAGCTGAAGTAGgatacaataaatcttaatatttccTCTCTTTGTCTCTATCATGACATTTCCAAACTTATGTTTGGTTATTTCTCTGTGCAGGAAAACTGAAGAAGCTAGAAGAAAATTCTCAAGGCTGTCAATGGTTGAAAGATCAAGTGCGAGTTCTTGAAAGCCAACTTCCAAATACTTTGGAACAACTGCGAAAGGCTCATATACATCTATGCGAAATAACTCAACAGCTCAATGATACTTACGGTCCACAATTATTTTTCGTTGTGATGCTCAGTTTTATACAAATTCCAACAAATATGTACACCATAGCTGAAGGCAAGGAATCGACGAATTACGATATTGCACTGGCAATATGGAGCACATCATTTATACTCAGACTctttataactctgaaaatatgttCTTCAACAGTCAATGAGGTATGCAGCCAAATTTATGTCTACATACTATGATATAACAATAGAAAATTTGTGTGTATACATGTACTTCAGTTGAAAACTTCATACAACACTACacatttaaataaacaaacatcagccttaaatcttcaattttaaaattcatataaaTTCGGAATGtgcattatatgtctttctcgtgttaaattctatcgtacctggttaacatgtttcggccttgtatgggccttcttcagaactggttgttgctggtcttggcgccttttgttttgtttcctgtggggggtgtgtttgtgtagtgtaatgtggagtcaaagagtgtgtgtgttctgaaattgagttgtgtgttaagaatttcatttggatgtgttttcgtgtgtctgtatacttcgtattgttctagtgtttagtttctggctttttggttggatgtgtagaatttccatgtctgcgttgatgtctttgtaggtgtggttagcatttgtgacatgttctgcatatgtggatgtcttttgtaattttgttatggctgtgatgtgttctttgtaacgtgtttgaaatgatctgcctgtctgtcctaggtagaagttgttgcaggtgttacatttgagtttgtatacacctgtgtggttgtatttgtttgtgttgtttgtgtgttgagatgtttttgtagagtattatttgttctgtaagcAATGCTGTAATGTtgtcagttctgaagaaggcccatacaaggccgaaacatgttaaccaggtacgatagaatttaacacgagaaagacatgtaatacacattccgaagtgattCAAGATGTATATATCACAGAAATTATAGTTAAAATGTAGAATATTAAATCTATTAAATTAAGAGATTGCTTTTAGGCATGTAATATCAGCTATGCACAAAAGTAATCtttgtctgtatattttattaaaaagcgTTCATAAAATTATAAGACTCCAAATAATCATTACATATTTCAGGCATCAAGAACATCTGTTATAGTGGAGAGTATGAAATATAGAGTTCTTCATCCAGATATCATGGAAGAGGTACAGTAAAGTCACTGATCATAATTTCCATAGCATATGATGCAATTCTTTATTATACATAACGtagaaaataaatagataataattattcttttattcTAGACATAATGTATTGTCAATTAATTACATCGAAATGACAAAAATGGTGTTTGGACTTAATTTATTACTGAACTAATATCAATCAATGAGCCACCAAGGCAGTCCGGTGGCCAGAGCATTGGACTCAAAATCCTATGGACCTGGGATCGATTCCAAGCATACCCCCAAATTATCATTTGTGATGGGCAAGTCTATAGCCTAGATAACACAAGGGCTTTTTCCAGTTCCCCTATGGCATTCAAGCAAATCTCCA
Proteins encoded:
- the LOC138697678 gene encoding putative gustatory receptor 28b, with translation MLSFIQIPTNMYTIAEGKESTNYDIALAIWSTSFILRLFITLKICSSTVNEASRTSVIVESMKYRVLHPDIMEELTIFSTHMANEQVKFTSCGLFNMDMPVLISVLAAGLTYLAIMVQM